TGAATTGAGTACGGAGTTGATCATCCAGGCCTGGCCAGACTCGGTCATCACGTTCTGCTTTCCCGTTGCATAGCCGCTCCCCACCGAGAACAGGATTCGGTGCATGAAGCGTCCCTGAAACGGCGTATCCTGCTGTAGAGGATCTGCCAGGAGCGACGAAGGCAAGCCTGCACCCACAAAAAGCCACAGAGCTGAAAATGCACAAAAGGGCCGAAAAGCTACGAATCGTTTCACCGAATCCACCTGAAAAGAGAGCGTTCGGGAACATTGGACGAAAAGTGCCTTTACGAACCGGCAGAAAAAACGGCAGATTCAATCCCGACAACCTGCATATCCTTGCAGTGGATACCATCTTATGACGGGAAAAAAAATCCGGAATCCCCTGCATCGCTGCGTCTTCATAACATGGTTCACGTTCGCAAAGGCGCGCCATTCCATTCAAGAGGATTTATTGCATGATTCGTACGGTTTTCGTTCTCCTGCTCGTATCGCTGACGGGGTGCGCCACGTTATCCAGGCCTCCATTCGGCTACAGCAGCTACTGGAACTGGATCTGCGGATGCGCCTCTGATCTCGCCCCTCCTGAAGGCGCCGATCCCGATGCGGCAACAGAAGAATCGTCGAATTATCTGAACAAGGTTTATTCCAGTGTGCGAAAGGATTTCAAAGATCGGGACGCAGTTCTCGAAGAGACCGAGAAGTCCTTCCGCGCGCTCGGCTTCCGACTTGAAAAAGAAACGGACGATAAAGGGCGGATCGTTTTGCTTCGAGCCGCCATCGACGGAGACATCGCCTTCAAAACAGGGAGCGCCGAGCTGACAGCGGCCGCTCTCGAAATCGTCGATAAATTCGGTGACGCCCTTGCCGCAAGCCCCGATACCATCGCAAAAGTACACGGCCATACCGATACTCCTGGCTCGAAAGAGATGAATCGACGGTTAAGCATGCGGCGGGCCCAGGCCGTCGGCGATTCTCTCGTCAAGAGGAAGGGCATCGCCCCCGCTCGTATCGTCGAGATCATGGGCTTCGCAGACGACCGTAAGATCATTCCGACCAACGCCTCAGAGCCGCGTAACCGACGTACGGAAATCCTCATCGGCTATAAGAAGGGATAAGAATCATCTCATAATTCGGGGATCTCGAACCCCACTATCACAGCCCAACACGGCTGTGATAGTAAGAGACAAGTTCTGCAAGGGTTTCGGCGCCGATTTTTTCTTTTAGATTCGCCTTATGAAAGGCCACCGTCCGCAGAGAGATATCAAGGCGCTCGGCGATATCACGATCGCGAAACCCGTTTGCGATCAGCTCCAGCACCTCTTTCTCGCGGGCCGTGATCTCCACTCCGGCCTTCTGTTCGGCCTGTGCAAGCAGCTCCATCACGCGATCCGATTGCGCCGTTTCGCCGCTCATCACGCGATTCACGATATCGAGGATTCGCTCGGCCTTATCGGTCTTTAAGAGAAAACCGTCCGCTCCGGCCCGGATCACGGACGTGATGATATCGGTGTCTTCATACTGCGTTACGATTA
This region of Leptonema illini DSM 21528 genomic DNA includes:
- a CDS encoding response regulator — translated: MHKVIIVDDHPLMRAGLKYIIEQSGLYSVVAEAATGEVVLPFIEEHRPSFMLLDLGLPLSWQEGLVVPEIEKGGFLLSKENILSSYGGAIVLATVRLRFPDLKIVIVTQYEDTDIITSVIRAGADGFLLKTDKAERILDIVNRVMSGETAQSDRVMELLAQAEQKAGVEITAREKEVLELIANGFRDRDIAERLDISLRTVAFHKANLKEKIGAETLAELVSYYHSRVGL
- a CDS encoding OmpA family protein translates to MIRTVFVLLLVSLTGCATLSRPPFGYSSYWNWICGCASDLAPPEGADPDAATEESSNYLNKVYSSVRKDFKDRDAVLEETEKSFRALGFRLEKETDDKGRIVLLRAAIDGDIAFKTGSAELTAAALEIVDKFGDALAASPDTIAKVHGHTDTPGSKEMNRRLSMRRAQAVGDSLVKRKGIAPARIVEIMGFADDRKIIPTNASEPRNRRTEILIGYKKG